Proteins encoded by one window of Phytohabitans houttuyneae:
- a CDS encoding ABC transporter substrate-binding protein — translation MTQRIQRRGFLKGIATIGAAATMPAFLAACSGDDEEPAQTAGDPDAPANLTFWTWTTNIQKVVDIWNAKNPTQKVTVSNQAQGEELITKTLTAHRAGNAPDLIHAEYQALPVLITNGVAADLTSLADGIKGDFTAGTWALTSFGGKTYGIPQDVGPMMLYYREDLFQQLGLTVPKTWDEFAGVARQVRQKDSKRYLATFSSGDPGWFAGLAEQAGANWWTNDNGTWTVRINDEPTKKVASFWGELVNADVLSGKPMYTPEWNKAMTDGTLLAWPSAIWGAGVLEGVAPSTKGKWRMVPMPQWDAAAPASGYWGGSATAISSKSSQRAQAEKFVRWLNTDQEALDALISEGGIYPAASKGQSSPQLNKAPAMMPNQPTFFTDAAEIAKTARGFNWAPNVNVTYSQYNDIFAKAIQDKSDFAAAVDAIQAASVADLKKQGFEVKEA, via the coding sequence ATGACTCAGCGGATCCAACGGCGCGGCTTCCTCAAGGGCATCGCCACCATCGGCGCGGCCGCCACGATGCCGGCCTTCCTCGCCGCGTGCAGCGGTGACGACGAGGAGCCGGCACAGACCGCGGGCGACCCCGACGCCCCGGCCAACCTGACGTTCTGGACCTGGACCACCAACATCCAGAAGGTCGTCGACATCTGGAACGCGAAGAACCCCACCCAGAAGGTCACGGTGAGCAACCAGGCCCAGGGTGAAGAGCTGATCACCAAGACGCTGACCGCGCACCGCGCGGGCAACGCACCCGACCTGATCCACGCCGAGTACCAGGCGCTTCCGGTGCTCATCACCAACGGCGTCGCCGCCGACCTCACGTCCCTGGCCGACGGCATCAAGGGCGACTTCACCGCGGGGACCTGGGCGCTGACCTCGTTCGGCGGCAAGACGTACGGGATACCGCAGGACGTCGGCCCGATGATGCTGTACTACCGCGAAGACCTCTTCCAGCAGCTCGGCCTCACGGTGCCGAAGACGTGGGACGAGTTCGCCGGCGTGGCGCGGCAGGTGCGGCAGAAGGACAGCAAGCGGTACCTGGCCACCTTCTCCTCCGGCGACCCGGGCTGGTTCGCGGGGCTGGCCGAGCAGGCCGGCGCCAACTGGTGGACCAACGACAACGGTACGTGGACCGTGCGCATCAATGACGAGCCGACGAAGAAGGTCGCCTCCTTCTGGGGCGAGCTTGTCAACGCCGACGTCCTCTCCGGCAAGCCGATGTACACCCCTGAGTGGAACAAGGCGATGACCGACGGCACGCTGCTGGCCTGGCCCAGTGCGATCTGGGGCGCCGGCGTGCTGGAAGGCGTCGCGCCGAGCACCAAGGGCAAGTGGCGCATGGTGCCGATGCCGCAGTGGGACGCCGCCGCGCCGGCCAGCGGCTACTGGGGTGGCTCCGCCACCGCCATCTCCAGCAAGTCGTCGCAGCGGGCGCAGGCGGAGAAGTTCGTCAGGTGGCTCAACACCGACCAGGAGGCGCTCGACGCGCTCATCTCCGAGGGCGGCATCTACCCGGCCGCGTCCAAGGGACAGTCCAGCCCGCAGCTCAACAAGGCGCCGGCGATGATGCCCAACCAGCCCACGTTCTTCACCGATGCCGCCGAGATCGCCAAGACCGCGCGCGGCTTCAACTGGGCGCCGAACGTCAATGTGACGTACAGCCAGTACAACGACATCTTCGCCAAGGCGATCCAGGACAAGTCCGACTTCGCCGCCGCCGTCGACGCCATCCAGGCCGCGTCCGTCGCCGACCTCAAGAAGCAGGGCTTCGAGGTCAAGGAGGCGTGA
- a CDS encoding LysR family transcriptional regulator has product MIEAGVSSEALTAFAVFAEHLNFTRAAAELHISQPALHVKVAKLARTLDRPLYHRSGRRLVLTPDGEAVARFARDHDDRLARFLGELRATPPHQPVILAAGQGAYLYLLGDVIRETLPARLRLVNGDRGQTLAAVRTGRAHLGVAVLDTLPDDLTTELLASYPQTAILPATHPLARRRRLRLRDLAGAALVVPPPHRPHRIALERAFRAAGVEWSVAVEAEGWPLTVHFVSLGLGLAIVNGCVTPTAGLVSRPVTDLPDVPYHAIHRPAALDDPRVADLLARTRAHLASAGAR; this is encoded by the coding sequence ATGATTGAGGCGGGAGTGTCGAGCGAGGCGCTGACCGCGTTCGCCGTCTTCGCCGAGCACCTCAACTTCACCCGAGCCGCCGCCGAGCTGCACATCTCCCAGCCCGCGCTGCACGTCAAGGTGGCCAAGCTGGCCCGCACGCTGGACCGCCCGCTCTACCACCGCAGCGGGCGGCGGCTGGTCCTCACGCCGGACGGCGAGGCGGTGGCCCGCTTCGCCCGCGACCACGACGACCGGCTGGCCCGCTTCCTCGGCGAGCTGCGCGCCACTCCCCCGCACCAGCCGGTGATCCTCGCCGCCGGCCAGGGCGCCTACCTGTACCTGCTGGGCGACGTCATCCGCGAGACGCTCCCCGCCCGGCTGCGGCTCGTCAACGGTGACCGCGGCCAGACACTCGCCGCGGTGCGCACCGGCCGCGCCCACCTCGGCGTCGCGGTGCTCGACACGCTGCCGGACGACCTGACGACCGAGCTGCTGGCCAGCTACCCGCAGACCGCGATCCTGCCGGCCACCCATCCACTGGCCCGCCGCCGCCGGCTCCGCCTGCGCGACCTCGCCGGCGCCGCGCTGGTGGTGCCGCCACCCCACCGTCCACATCGGATCGCGCTGGAGCGCGCCTTCCGCGCCGCCGGCGTCGAGTGGTCGGTAGCGGTCGAGGCCGAGGGGTGGCCGCTGACCGTCCACTTCGTCTCGCTGGGCCTCGGGCTCGCGATCGTCAACGGGTGCGTCACCCCGACCGCCGGCCTGGTGAGCCGCCCGGTCACCGACCTGCCCGACGTGCCGTACCACGCCATCCACCGCCCGGCCGCCCTCGACGACCCCCGCGTCGCCGACCTGCTCGCCCGCACCCGCGCCCACCTCGCCTCGGCCGGCGCGCGGTGA
- a CDS encoding VOC family protein: MTTRSAGLRQVRLGSRDLDRSAAFYRDLLGFDEVPAAGPHARCFAAGEVRVLVTEVEPGADLGGWVDDDLQGGVRHFGMKVGDIDARVRDLAAAGVTVLSPPADVLGDVRIAFFLDPDGARLEFVQGNLSYQHVFAPDLAAAEAATRAAPGERPRFDHVAITVEDLPAALREFDYEVIGEIRHHDDARGFLMTYLRAGPAVLEVFSFDVPVRPRPLTIEGVLGFQGFEVDR, from the coding sequence GTGACGACACGTTCCGCTGGGCTGCGGCAGGTGCGGCTCGGTTCCCGCGACCTCGACCGATCCGCGGCCTTCTATCGCGACCTGCTCGGCTTCGACGAGGTGCCCGCGGCCGGCCCGCACGCGCGGTGCTTCGCGGCCGGCGAGGTGCGCGTCCTGGTCACCGAGGTCGAGCCGGGCGCCGACCTCGGCGGCTGGGTCGACGACGACCTGCAGGGCGGTGTCCGGCACTTCGGCATGAAGGTCGGCGACATCGACGCCCGCGTCCGCGACCTCGCGGCGGCCGGGGTCACCGTGCTCTCGCCCCCGGCCGACGTGCTCGGCGACGTGCGGATCGCGTTCTTCCTCGACCCGGACGGCGCCCGGCTGGAGTTCGTCCAGGGCAACCTTTCCTACCAGCACGTGTTCGCGCCGGATCTGGCCGCCGCCGAGGCCGCGACGAGGGCGGCGCCGGGCGAGCGGCCGCGCTTCGACCACGTGGCGATCACGGTCGAGGACCTGCCGGCGGCGCTGCGCGAGTTCGACTACGAGGTGATCGGGGAGATCCGCCACCACGACGACGCGCGCGGCTTCCTCATGACCTACCTGCGGGCCGGCCCGGCGGTGCTCGAGGTGTTCAGCTTCGACGTGCCGGTGCGCCCCCGGCCGCTCACGATCGAGGGCGTGCTCGGCTTCCAAGGATTCGAGGTCGACCGATGA
- a CDS encoding dienelactone hydrolase family protein, with translation MAEILYLHHALGLTSGQRDLAETLRRAGHTVHTPDLYGGKVFETLDAGAAYGRSLGFEAIIDDGVAAAEGLPAGLVYIGYSLGVLPAQRLAQTRPGAKGALFLESFVPPSEFGGWPAGVPAQVHGMDADPIFAGEGDLDAARAFVEATPAAELFLYPGGAHLFADPGLASYDEAAAGLLTERVLAFIDRVG, from the coding sequence ATGGCCGAGATCCTCTACCTCCACCACGCCCTCGGGTTGACGTCCGGGCAGCGCGACCTCGCCGAGACGCTCCGCCGCGCCGGGCACACGGTGCACACGCCGGACCTGTACGGGGGGAAGGTCTTCGAGACGCTCGACGCCGGCGCGGCGTACGGGCGGTCGCTGGGCTTCGAGGCGATCATCGACGACGGCGTCGCCGCGGCCGAGGGCCTGCCGGCCGGGCTGGTGTACATCGGCTACTCGCTCGGCGTCCTCCCGGCGCAGCGACTCGCGCAGACCCGGCCGGGAGCCAAGGGCGCGCTGTTCCTGGAGTCGTTCGTGCCGCCGTCCGAGTTCGGCGGGTGGCCCGCGGGCGTACCCGCGCAGGTGCATGGCATGGACGCGGACCCGATCTTCGCCGGCGAGGGCGACCTCGACGCGGCCCGGGCGTTTGTCGAGGCGACGCCGGCGGCGGAGCTGTTCCTCTACCCCGGCGGTGCGCACCTGTTCGCCGACCCCGGCCTGGCCAGCTACGACGAGGCCGCCGCCGGTCTGCTCACCGAGCGGGTGCTCGCGTTCATCGACCGGGTGGGATAG
- a CDS encoding S1C family serine protease — MRRWTLVGAAAVVALLLLAVALVRWGPGGGSPEAEPTPSPKPTAVEELSAAEVYQTVAPSIVIVERLAAGDRVEGTGTGVVASDTGVILTALHVVKGGSAVRVTFADGTRSAATVEASDPENDIAALSVASLPTVLVPATIGNSGRLAVGDTVVAVGNQLGMTSSATSGVVSGLDRAASGNDGTRLAGLIQFDAAVNPGSSGGPLVNTRGETVGIVVALANPTSAGTFIGIGFAVPIGTALGGGPGSEDGPQR; from the coding sequence ATGCGCCGCTGGACCCTGGTCGGGGCGGCCGCGGTGGTGGCGCTCCTGCTGCTCGCGGTCGCGCTGGTCCGATGGGGCCCGGGTGGCGGTTCGCCCGAGGCCGAGCCGACCCCGTCGCCCAAGCCGACCGCCGTGGAGGAGCTGAGCGCCGCCGAGGTGTACCAGACGGTCGCCCCGTCGATCGTCATCGTCGAGCGGCTCGCCGCCGGTGACCGGGTCGAAGGCACCGGCACGGGCGTGGTGGCCAGCGACACCGGCGTGATCCTGACCGCGCTGCACGTGGTCAAGGGCGGCAGCGCGGTGCGGGTCACGTTCGCCGACGGCACGCGCTCGGCCGCGACCGTCGAGGCGAGCGACCCGGAAAATGACATCGCCGCGCTCTCAGTGGCCAGCCTCCCGACCGTGCTGGTGCCCGCCACGATCGGCAACTCCGGCCGTCTCGCGGTCGGCGACACGGTCGTCGCCGTCGGCAACCAGCTCGGCATGACCAGCAGCGCGACCTCGGGCGTGGTCTCGGGCCTGGACCGGGCCGCGTCCGGCAACGACGGCACGCGGCTGGCCGGCCTCATCCAGTTCGACGCCGCGGTCAACCCGGGCAGCTCGGGCGGCCCGCTGGTCAACACCCGCGGCGAGACGGTGGGCATCGTCGTCGCCCTGGCCAACCCGACCAGCGCCGGCACGTTCATCGGCATCGGCTTCGCGGTGCCGATCGGCACCGCGCTGGGCGGCGGCCCGGGCAGCGAAGACGGACCACAGCGATGA
- a CDS encoding VWA domain-containing protein, translated as MSFRYPLLLIVALAVGVGLFVSYHLLQRRRATALAAAGLQPARPRGGRLRRHLPPLLMLAALVLLFLGVARPQATVPVPRASGTVILAFDISNSMGAKDIAPTRLGAAQAAAAAFVREQPDTVDVGVVAFGQGALTTQLPSADHDSTIAAINRLTIAGGTSVGQAILASLSAIVGQPVSLPDPDAAEPPPDLGFWRSATIVLLSDGEDTGGPDAVAAAELAATAGVHIETVGVGTVEGATIEVDGFQMATSLNEELLTAVAETASGSYHRAQDAQSLNDVYDSLDLRITTEDKLVELTAAAVGIALLLLTIGGLLMITWFGRIL; from the coding sequence ATGAGCTTCCGGTACCCGCTGTTGCTGATCGTCGCGCTGGCGGTCGGGGTGGGGCTGTTCGTCTCGTACCACCTCTTGCAACGCCGCAGGGCGACGGCGCTGGCGGCCGCCGGACTGCAGCCCGCACGTCCGCGCGGTGGGCGCCTGCGGCGGCACCTGCCGCCGCTGCTGATGCTCGCCGCGCTGGTCCTCCTCTTCCTCGGCGTCGCGCGTCCACAAGCGACGGTGCCGGTGCCGAGGGCCTCGGGCACGGTGATCCTGGCCTTCGACATCTCCAACAGCATGGGCGCCAAGGACATCGCGCCGACCCGGCTGGGCGCCGCGCAGGCCGCGGCGGCCGCGTTCGTGCGCGAGCAGCCGGACACGGTGGACGTCGGGGTGGTCGCGTTCGGGCAGGGCGCGCTCACCACCCAGCTGCCCAGCGCCGACCACGACAGCACGATCGCCGCCATCAACCGGCTCACGATCGCCGGCGGTACCTCGGTCGGGCAGGCGATCCTCGCCTCGCTCTCCGCGATCGTCGGGCAGCCGGTGAGCCTGCCCGACCCGGACGCCGCCGAGCCGCCGCCCGATTTGGGCTTCTGGCGTTCGGCGACGATCGTGCTGCTCTCCGACGGCGAGGACACCGGCGGGCCGGACGCGGTCGCCGCCGCGGAGCTCGCCGCCACGGCCGGCGTGCACATCGAGACGGTCGGGGTGGGCACGGTCGAGGGCGCGACGATCGAGGTCGACGGGTTCCAGATGGCGACCTCGCTGAACGAGGAGCTGCTCACCGCGGTCGCGGAGACCGCCTCGGGCTCCTACCATCGAGCACAGGACGCGCAATCCCTGAACGACGTCTACGACTCGCTCGACCTGCGCATCACCACCGAGGACAAGCTCGTCGAGCTGACCGCGGCGGCCGTCGGGATCGCGCTGCTCCTGCTGACGATCGGCGGGCTGCTCATGATCACCTGGTTCGGACGGATCCTCTGA
- a CDS encoding YkvA family protein, with protein MSREAWTVVIVLGVILAVVTLIGAIVLAFRVWRTRKLLGELGAGGKVAFYGALLYTILPVDVLPDPIYLDDMGLLAGSLLYLSHLVRKQRASAPDPTLHEPVQLPRR; from the coding sequence ATGTCGCGCGAAGCCTGGACCGTGGTCATCGTCCTCGGCGTGATCCTCGCCGTGGTGACGCTGATCGGCGCGATCGTGCTCGCCTTCCGCGTCTGGCGCACCCGCAAGCTGCTCGGCGAGCTGGGCGCCGGCGGCAAGGTCGCGTTCTACGGCGCGCTGCTCTACACGATCCTCCCGGTCGACGTGCTGCCCGACCCGATCTACCTCGACGACATGGGGCTGCTGGCCGGCTCGCTGCTGTACCTCAGCCATCTGGTGCGCAAGCAGCGGGCGTCCGCGCCCGACCCCACCCTGCACGAGCCGGTCCAGCTGCCCCGCCGCTGA
- a CDS encoding SRPBCC family protein: MTALTSTIEIARPPEEVFAYVTDPTRFPQWQGDVVRVEVEDGYHPAVGARFTTTRRIGATERTMTQEVTELRHPRRWAVAGVDGPIRPNASVTVEPLPGERSRVTFTLDFTGHGVGVALAPMVRRLAAKGAPPSYASLKRLLEGRA, from the coding sequence ATGACGGCCCTGACCAGCACCATCGAGATCGCGCGGCCTCCGGAGGAGGTCTTCGCGTACGTCACCGACCCCACCCGCTTCCCGCAGTGGCAGGGCGACGTCGTGCGGGTGGAGGTCGAGGACGGGTACCACCCGGCGGTGGGCGCCCGCTTCACCACCACCCGCCGTATCGGCGCCACCGAGCGGACGATGACCCAGGAGGTCACGGAGCTGCGCCACCCGCGCCGGTGGGCGGTGGCGGGAGTGGACGGGCCGATCCGGCCGAACGCCTCGGTCACGGTGGAGCCGCTTCCCGGCGAGCGCTCGCGGGTCACGTTCACGCTCGACTTCACCGGCCACGGCGTCGGCGTGGCGCTCGCGCCGATGGTGCGCCGCCTGGCCGCCAAGGGCGCGCCGCCCAGCTACGCGAGCCTCAAGCGCCTCCTGGAGGGTCGGGCCTAG
- a CDS encoding VWA domain-containing protein, protein MGPRRAAGLPLLLGYRWWLRRRRRRETVRVSSVTLIRAALPGRSLWRRRIPIWLFAAGLVVLAGGATRPQASVPVPSNSASILLAMDVSASMCSTDVEPNRLSAAQEAARAFVKDLDEGTRIGLVTFSAIAGLLVEPTSDKDVLLAAIDDLKTSRGTAIGQAILTSVDAISEINPDVPPTGVEVPPATGDTGEYQPDTIVVLTDGRNTQGVDPVTAAAEAAARRLRVYTIGFGSTEPAPSICTREQISGDAAFRGDANGPFGGFGGRGRYMQADEGTLTEVAELTGGEFYKAEDTDALTEVLLDLPSSIVLQREDVEITAWFALAGALLVLTGLGLAQWWQRAVVAVPPAPPATAAPEPSPSPPPAAPPPPPPGRDDTVWKRG, encoded by the coding sequence ATGGGCCCTCGCCGCGCTGCTGGCCTTCCCCTGCTGCTGGGCTACCGGTGGTGGCTGCGCCGCCGGCGCCGCCGCGAGACGGTGCGGGTCTCCAGCGTCACGCTGATCCGCGCCGCGCTCCCCGGCCGCTCGCTGTGGCGGCGGCGCATCCCGATCTGGCTCTTCGCCGCCGGCCTCGTCGTGCTCGCCGGCGGCGCCACCCGCCCGCAGGCCTCGGTGCCGGTGCCGTCCAACTCCGCCTCGATCCTGCTCGCGATGGACGTCTCCGCCTCGATGTGCTCCACGGACGTCGAGCCCAACCGGCTGAGCGCGGCGCAGGAGGCGGCCCGCGCCTTCGTCAAGGACCTCGACGAGGGCACGCGGATCGGGCTTGTCACGTTTTCCGCGATCGCCGGGCTGCTGGTCGAGCCGACCAGCGACAAGGACGTGCTGCTGGCCGCGATCGACGACCTCAAGACCTCCCGCGGCACCGCGATCGGCCAGGCCATCCTCACGTCGGTCGACGCGATCTCCGAGATCAACCCGGATGTGCCGCCGACCGGCGTCGAGGTGCCGCCGGCCACGGGCGACACCGGGGAGTACCAGCCGGACACGATCGTCGTGCTCACCGACGGCCGCAACACACAGGGCGTCGACCCGGTCACCGCGGCCGCGGAGGCGGCGGCGCGGCGGCTGCGCGTGTACACGATCGGCTTCGGCAGCACCGAGCCCGCGCCCTCGATCTGCACGCGGGAGCAGATCAGCGGCGACGCGGCGTTCCGCGGCGACGCAAACGGGCCGTTCGGCGGCTTCGGCGGCCGCGGGCGGTACATGCAGGCCGACGAGGGGACGCTCACCGAGGTCGCCGAGCTGACCGGCGGCGAGTTCTACAAGGCCGAGGACACCGACGCGCTCACCGAGGTGCTGCTCGACCTGCCCTCCTCGATCGTGCTCCAGCGGGAAGACGTGGAGATCACCGCGTGGTTCGCGCTGGCCGGGGCGCTGCTCGTGCTCACCGGGCTGGGCCTGGCGCAGTGGTGGCAGCGCGCGGTCGTGGCGGTCCCGCCGGCGCCACCTGCCACCGCCGCGCCCGAGCCCTCGCCCTCTCCACCTCCCGCCGCGCCCCCGCCACCGCCGCCCGGCCGGGACGACACGGTGTGGAAGCGTGGATAA
- a CDS encoding RNA 2'-phosphotransferase, which produces MDNAALVRLSRRVSYLLRHDPASAGLTLDPQGWVGVDDLLAALGTSVSRADLDAVVEGNDKRRYAIRTGPGGRDEIRASQGHTVPVDLGLDRVPPPPVLYHGTSAAVVPSIRARGLERGERHHVHLSPDVPTARAVGGRRRGPAAVLAVDAAAMAAAGFAFYRSANGVWLTDHVPPEYLRVSP; this is translated from the coding sequence GTGGATAACGCCGCCCTGGTGCGCCTGAGCCGGCGCGTGTCGTACCTGCTGCGCCATGACCCCGCCAGCGCCGGCCTCACGCTGGACCCGCAGGGCTGGGTGGGGGTCGACGACCTGCTCGCCGCGCTCGGCACGTCCGTGAGCCGGGCCGACCTGGACGCGGTGGTGGAGGGCAACGACAAGCGGCGGTACGCGATCCGCACCGGCCCCGGCGGCCGCGACGAGATCCGCGCGAGCCAGGGCCACACGGTGCCGGTCGACCTGGGGCTCGACCGGGTGCCGCCGCCACCGGTCCTCTACCACGGCACGTCCGCGGCGGTGGTGCCGTCGATCCGCGCGCGCGGGCTGGAGCGGGGCGAGCGGCACCACGTGCACCTCTCGCCGGACGTACCGACCGCGCGGGCCGTGGGTGGCCGCCGGCGCGGTCCGGCGGCGGTGCTCGCCGTCGACGCGGCGGCGATGGCGGCGGCCGGGTTCGCCTTCTACCGCAGCGCCAACGGCGTGTGGCTCACCGACCACGTCCCGCCGGAGTACCTGCGAGTGTCGCCGTGA
- a CDS encoding SDR family oxidoreductase has protein sequence MSGTLASRCLVTGSSDGIGAKVAEVLEGMGHDVVRHARDEAKAARLREAGAGEVVVGDLASLASTRDMAAALRAGAPFDVVVHNAGWLPPEGPRPVTADGLERTFQVNALSAYLLTALLPLPSRLVYVSSDSIVRGRIDLDDLQHAAAWTADSAYADSKLAMTAIAFAVARRYPALRVNAVHPGWIRTKMSGFPAQGPASSGPRSAATRAERAGLPGPPASEASANKPAPSTWPPAPTRPCGCPHRTSRRPASSSTTAGWCASTSRRTTRRYRTRWWSTAPGSPGRRSLQRDEVIAPAAPVPAARGRRAAGRAAERRGRTRRSRSRCARRRA, from the coding sequence ATGAGCGGGACCCTGGCGAGCAGGTGCCTGGTGACCGGGTCGTCGGACGGCATCGGCGCGAAGGTCGCCGAGGTGCTGGAAGGCATGGGCCACGACGTGGTCCGGCACGCCCGCGACGAGGCGAAGGCGGCGCGGCTGCGCGAGGCCGGCGCGGGCGAGGTGGTGGTCGGCGACCTCGCATCACTCGCCTCCACCCGCGACATGGCGGCGGCGCTGCGGGCGGGCGCCCCGTTCGACGTGGTTGTGCACAACGCCGGCTGGCTGCCGCCGGAAGGCCCCCGGCCGGTGACCGCAGACGGGCTGGAGCGCACCTTCCAGGTCAACGCGCTCTCGGCGTACCTGCTCACCGCCCTGCTCCCGCTGCCGTCCCGGCTCGTCTACGTCAGCTCCGACTCGATCGTCCGCGGCCGGATCGACCTCGACGACCTGCAGCACGCGGCGGCGTGGACCGCCGACAGCGCGTACGCCGACTCGAAGCTCGCGATGACCGCGATCGCGTTCGCCGTCGCCCGCCGCTACCCGGCCCTGCGCGTCAACGCCGTGCATCCCGGCTGGATCCGCACCAAGATGAGCGGCTTCCCGGCCCAGGGGCCGGCAAGCTCCGGCCCGAGGAGCGCAGCGACGAGGGCGGAGCGCGCCGGCCTCCCGGGGCCGCCAGCGAGCGAAGCGAGCGCGAACAAACCAGCCCCCTCGACGTGGCCGCCGGCGCCGACACGCCCGTGTGGCTGTCCACATCGGACGAGCCGGCGACCGGCCAGTTCTTCCACGACCGCCGGGTGGTGCGCCTCAACGAGCAGGCGTACGACCCGGAGGTACAGGACGCGCTGGTGGAGCACTGCGCCCGGCTCACCGGGGCGGCGCTCCCTCCAGCGTGACGAGGTCATAGCACCCGCAGCTCCAGTTCCAGCCGCGCGGGGGCGGCGGGCAGCAGGTAGGGCGGCAGAACGCCGGGGCCGCACGAGGCGGAGCCGATCCCGTTGTGCCCGGCGTCGAGCGTGA
- a CDS encoding DUF58 domain-containing protein produces the protein MTTAPDRLLRRLEWQVVRRLDGRLQGAYRTVFRGTGIDFADLRGYTPEDDVRHIDWNVTARLDEPYVRQYTEDRELTAWLVLDRSASMRFGTASGRAGSVPTSPERAGRRKRPASAEGGDAEGGKASVVTELAVCLARLFTQGGNRVGAILYDNQVHRVVPARTGRNHVLHLTHELTRDGPARADRRPTDLAAMLHLAASTARRRGLVFVVSDFIGDLDWEPALTRLAMRHEVVAIRVVDPAELDLPDLGLVLVEDAETGEQLLADTSDPLFRRRLRAEVDAREFAVTGAIRRAGAAAHRLGTDQDLVTALVEMAQRSKRRRA, from the coding sequence GTGACCACCGCGCCCGACCGCCTGCTGCGCCGCCTGGAGTGGCAGGTCGTGCGCCGGCTCGACGGGCGGCTGCAGGGCGCCTACCGCACGGTGTTCCGCGGCACCGGCATCGACTTCGCCGACCTGCGCGGCTACACGCCGGAAGACGACGTGCGGCACATCGACTGGAACGTGACCGCCCGCCTCGACGAGCCGTACGTGCGGCAGTACACCGAGGACCGCGAGCTGACCGCCTGGCTGGTGCTGGACCGCTCGGCCTCCATGCGCTTCGGCACCGCGTCCGGGCGGGCAGGCTCCGTTCCGACGAGTCCGGAGCGCGCGGGCCGGCGGAAGCGACCGGCGAGCGCGGAGGGCGGGGACGCCGAGGGCGGCAAGGCGTCGGTGGTGACGGAGCTGGCGGTGTGCCTGGCGCGGCTGTTCACGCAGGGCGGCAACAGGGTCGGCGCGATCCTCTACGACAACCAGGTGCACCGGGTCGTCCCGGCCCGCACCGGGCGCAACCACGTGCTGCACCTGACACACGAGCTGACCAGGGACGGGCCGGCCCGCGCCGACCGCCGCCCCACCGACCTCGCCGCGATGCTGCACCTGGCCGCCTCGACCGCGCGGCGGCGGGGGCTGGTGTTCGTGGTCTCCGACTTCATCGGCGACCTCGACTGGGAGCCGGCGCTGACCCGGCTGGCGATGCGGCACGAGGTGGTGGCCATCCGGGTCGTCGACCCGGCGGAGCTCGACCTGCCCGACCTGGGGCTGGTGCTTGTCGAGGACGCGGAGACCGGCGAGCAGCTGCTGGCCGACACCAGCGACCCGCTCTTCCGGCGGCGGCTGCGGGCCGAGGTGGACGCGCGCGAGTTCGCGGTCACCGGCGCGATCCGGCGGGCGGGGGCGGCCGCACACCGGCTCGGCACCGACCAGGACCTGGTGACCGCGCTGGTCGAGATGGCGCAGCGCTCCAAGCGGAGGCGAGCGTGA